The Streptomyces sp. SS1-1 genome has a segment encoding these proteins:
- a CDS encoding SDR family NAD(P)-dependent oxidoreductase has protein sequence MTHVLVTGASGGIGGAIAEAFAAQGAFLTLSDRDVDALHATASRIGAGAAIHAADLTGPDAATALVEESWAANGPVDVLVNAAGVYPSLDMAAVDATAWDRLFAVNLRAPVLTTAALARLAAAEGRPASVVNISSGSALRSRPGGGPYASSKAALEMATRAAALELGGLGIRVNAVSPGFVLVDSDCNPVSAEYARTIDVNPLGRPGTPRDIARAVCWLAGPDASWITGEVLRVDGGSSTGALHLPRIWQADDTRATRTTAPVPADTTTEEHSR, from the coding sequence GTGACCCACGTTCTCGTCACCGGGGCGTCCGGCGGTATCGGCGGCGCGATCGCCGAGGCGTTCGCAGCCCAGGGCGCCTTCCTCACCCTGTCCGACCGGGACGTCGACGCGCTCCACGCCACGGCCTCCCGCATCGGCGCGGGCGCCGCGATCCACGCCGCCGATCTGACCGGCCCCGACGCGGCCACCGCGCTCGTCGAGGAGTCCTGGGCGGCGAACGGCCCGGTGGACGTCCTGGTCAACGCGGCGGGCGTCTACCCCTCCCTGGACATGGCCGCCGTCGACGCGACGGCGTGGGACCGGCTGTTCGCCGTCAATCTGCGTGCCCCCGTCCTGACGACCGCGGCCCTCGCCCGCCTCGCCGCGGCGGAGGGCCGGCCCGCCTCGGTCGTCAACATCTCCTCGGGGTCGGCGCTGCGCTCCCGCCCCGGGGGCGGTCCCTACGCCAGTTCGAAGGCCGCCCTGGAGATGGCCACCCGGGCCGCCGCCCTCGAACTGGGCGGCCTCGGCATCCGCGTCAACGCGGTCAGTCCGGGCTTCGTCCTGGTCGACAGCGACTGCAACCCCGTCTCCGCGGAGTACGCCCGCACCATCGACGTCAATCCGCTGGGCCGGCCCGGAACGCCCCGGGACATCGCCCGCGCCGTCTGCTGGCTGGCCGGGCCCGACGCCTCCTGGATCACCGGGGAGGTCCTGCGCGTCGACGGCGGGTCGAGCACCGGGGCCCTGCATCTGCCCCGGATCTGGCAGGCGGACGACACCCGCGCCACCCGCACGACGGCACCCGTACCGGCCGACACCACTACCGAGGAACACTCCCGATGA